A part of Salmo salar chromosome ssa18, Ssal_v3.1, whole genome shotgun sequence genomic DNA contains:
- the lrrfip2 gene encoding leucine-rich repeat flightless-interacting protein 2 isoform X2, protein MGTPGRKRAPIKDRFSAEDEALSSIAREAEARLAAKRVARAEARDIRMRELERQQKELSSRHSSSSSRKSWGSIHQWMADTEKARHSGTSTRSSSHHRRDDDVMSVRSTGSYRSTSSLRDLGSSSYKSLASTSRRRDLVSDGLSNSSALKSSSSVKSSSSLKSSRSTSSVYNDLHKKAPVSSSSRKGLLTGLYHDQRNYSSLKNTTKLPPPTTSTYQPRAPSVASTAGSGSGLTRSYSLASINDDGLYGSYTGSQLHTNSSDDDTASTVSQERYSRGRRDSVSSDFSDISESAADYFSRSNRRGSVVSDLDDLCIPDDLDALDEKCDKTFVDYSRPSSRCTTPGLSPATLASLGGTSSRRGSADTGSIVDPDTSLSELRDIYDLKDQIQDVEGRYMQGLKELKESLSEVEEKYKKAMVSNAQLDNDKTNLIYNVDTLKDVIEEMEEQMAEMRRETEDKSKELERQKHTCTVLQHKQVELKEGIRQRDELIEKNQRIQTNLDTLTREVFDLQETINWKDKKIGALERQKEYFDCIRNERDELRDELADIKAKAKTGEKHGLVIIPEGMPNGDISHDDPATGITVVTQEAAQVLESAGEGPLDVRLRKLADEKDELLAQIRKLKMQLEDERQKHLKMENAFTEGERMENGTDLHVIEMQRDANRQISEYKFKLSKAEQEMGTMEQNINRLEGQVSRYKASAENSEKIEDELKIEKRKLQRELRTALDKTEEMEMTNNHLVKRLEKMKANRNALLSQQ, encoded by the exons GCGGAGGCCAGGCTGGCTGCAAAGAGAGTGGCCAGGGCGGAGGCGAGGGACATCCGAATGAGAGAACTCGAACGGCAACAGAAAGAG CTCTCCTCTCGCCACTCCTCATCCAGCAGCAGGAAAAGCTGGGGCTCGATCCACCAATGGATG GCCGACACAGAGAAGGCCCGGCACTCTGGAACTAGTACTAGATCCAGTAGCCATCATCGGCGG GATGATGATGTCATGTCGGTCCGTAGCACTGGAAGCTACAGG TCGACCTCCTCATTGCGAGACCTGGGCAGCTCGTCTTATAAAAGCCTGGCCAGCACCTCTCGTCGAAGAGACCTGGTG TCTGACGGTTTGTCCAATAGCTCGGCTCTGAAGAGTAGCTCCTCTGTGAAGAGTAGCTCCTCTCTGAAGAGTTCCCGCTCCACT AGCTCTGTGTACAACGACCTGCATAAGAAGGCTCCCGTGTCCAGCAGCTCCAGGAAGGGCCtgctg actGGCTTGTACCATGATCAGAGGAACTACAGCAGCTTAAAGAACACCACCAAACTTCCTCCTCCCACTACTTCCACCTATCAGCCTCGG gcCCCATCTGTGGCCTCCACCgctggctctggttcggggctgACACGCAGCTACAGCCTG GCTTCTATAAATGACGACGGTCTGTATGGCTCGTACACTGGTTCTCAATtgcatact AACTCCTCTGATGACGATACTGCCAGCACCGTGTCCCAGGAGCGCTACAGTCGCGGCAGGAGAGACAGCGTG TCGTCCGATTTCTCTGACATCAGTGAGTCGGCCGCTGACTATTTCAGCCGCTCCAACCGCAGGGGCAGCGTTGTGTCTGACCTGGATGACCTGTGTATCCCAGATGACCTGGACGCT CTGGATGAAAAATGTGATAAGACCTTCGTAGACTACAGCCGA CCTTCCTCGCGCTGCACTACTCCCGGCCTCTCCCCGGCCACCCTGGCCTCCCTGGGGGGGACCTCCTCGAGACGGGGCAGTGCAGACACAGGCAGCATTGTCGATCCTGACACCAGTCTGAGTGAAttgagg GATATCTATGATCTAAAGGACCAGATTCAGGATGTAGAGGGGCGGTACATGCAGGGGCTTAAAGAGCTGAAG GAGTCGCTCTCGGAGGTGGAGGAGAAGTATAAAAAGGCCATGGTATCGAACGCACAGCTGGACAACGACAAAACCAACCTCATCTACAACGTGGACACACTCAAGGACGTCATCGAGGAGATGGAAGAGCAGATGGCCGAGATGCGGAGGGAAACTGAGGACAAGTCTAAG GAACTAGAAAGACAAAAGCACACATGCACAGTCCTGCAGCACAAACAAGTGGAGTTAAAAGAGGGAATCCGCCAGAGAGATGAACTCATAGAG AAGAACCAGCGAATCCAGACTAACTTAGATACCCTCACCAGAGAGGTGTTTGACCTGCAGGAAACGATAAACTGGAAGGACAAAAAGATTGGG GCCTTAGAGAGGCAGAAAGAGTACTTTGATTGCATTAGGAATGAGAGGGATGAGCTCAGAGATGAGCTGGCTGACATCAAGGCGAAGGCCAAAACAGGAGAG AAACACGGCCTGGTCATCATCCCTGAGGGAATGCCTAACGGGGACATCAGCCACGACGACCCAGCCACAGGGATCACTGTGGTCACACAGGAGGCTGCCCAGGTGCtggagtcagcaggagaaggGCCTCTGG ATGTTAGGCTACGAAAGCTTGCGGATGAAAAGGATGAACTCTTAGCCCAG ATCAGGAAGTTGAAAATGCAGCTGGAGGATGAAAGGCAGAAGCACTTGAAGATGGAGAACGCcttcacagagggagagagaatggagaatgGCACTGATCTACACGTCATCGAGATGCAGA GAGATGCCAACCGACAGATAAGTGAATACAAGTTCAAGCTCTCGAAGGCAGAACAGGAAATGGGCACAATGGAACAAAAC ATCAACAGACTTGAAGGACAAGTGTCCAGATACAAGGCATCGGCGGAAAACTCCGAGAAAATAGAAGATGAACTGAAAATTGAAAAGAGGAAACTTCAAAGGGAG CTGCGTACGGCTCTGGATAAGACTGAGGAGATGGAGATGACCAACAACCACCTAGTAAAGCGCCTTGAGAAGATGAAGGCCAATCGGAACGCCCTTCTGTCTCAGCAGTGA
- the lrrfip2 gene encoding leucine-rich repeat flightless-interacting protein 2 isoform X12: MGTPGRKRAPIKDRFSAEDEALSSIAREAEARLAAKRVARAEARDIRMRELERQQKEADTEKARHSGTSTRSSSHHRRDDDVMSVRSTGSYRSSVYNDLHKKAPVSSSSRKGLLTGLYHDQRNYSSLKNTTKLPPPTTSTYQPRAPSVASTAGSGSGLTRSYSLASINDDGLYGSYTGSQLHTPSEYSWCSSPVNSSDDDTASTVSQERYSRGRRDSVSSDFSDISESAADYFSRSNRRGSVVSDLDDLCIPDDLDALDEKCDKTFVDYSRPSSRCTTPGLSPATLASLGGTSSRRGSADTGSIVDPDTSLSELRDIYDLKDQIQDVEGRYMQGLKELKESLSEVEEKYKKAMVSNAQLDNDKTNLIYNVDTLKDVIEEMEEQMAEMRRETEDKSKELERQKHTCTVLQHKQVELKEGIRQRDELIEKNQRIQTNLDTLTREVFDLQETINWKDKKIGALERQKEYFDCIRNERDELRDELADIKAKAKTGEKHGLVIIPEGMPNGDISHDDPATGITVVTQEAAQVLESAGEGPLDVRLRKLADEKDELLAQIRKLKMQLEDERQKHLKMENAFTEGERMENGTDLHVIEMQRDANRQISEYKFKLSKAEQEMGTMEQNINRLEGQVSRYKASAENSEKIEDELKIEKRKLQRELRTALDKTEEMEMTNNHLVKRLEKMKANRNALLSQQ, translated from the exons GCGGAGGCCAGGCTGGCTGCAAAGAGAGTGGCCAGGGCGGAGGCGAGGGACATCCGAATGAGAGAACTCGAACGGCAACAGAAAGAG GCCGACACAGAGAAGGCCCGGCACTCTGGAACTAGTACTAGATCCAGTAGCCATCATCGGCGG GATGATGATGTCATGTCGGTCCGTAGCACTGGAAGCTACAGG AGCTCTGTGTACAACGACCTGCATAAGAAGGCTCCCGTGTCCAGCAGCTCCAGGAAGGGCCtgctg actGGCTTGTACCATGATCAGAGGAACTACAGCAGCTTAAAGAACACCACCAAACTTCCTCCTCCCACTACTTCCACCTATCAGCCTCGG gcCCCATCTGTGGCCTCCACCgctggctctggttcggggctgACACGCAGCTACAGCCTG GCTTCTATAAATGACGACGGTCTGTATGGCTCGTACACTGGTTCTCAATtgcatact CCCTCTGAGTACAGCTGGTGCTCCAGCCCTGTG AACTCCTCTGATGACGATACTGCCAGCACCGTGTCCCAGGAGCGCTACAGTCGCGGCAGGAGAGACAGCGTG TCGTCCGATTTCTCTGACATCAGTGAGTCGGCCGCTGACTATTTCAGCCGCTCCAACCGCAGGGGCAGCGTTGTGTCTGACCTGGATGACCTGTGTATCCCAGATGACCTGGACGCT CTGGATGAAAAATGTGATAAGACCTTCGTAGACTACAGCCGA CCTTCCTCGCGCTGCACTACTCCCGGCCTCTCCCCGGCCACCCTGGCCTCCCTGGGGGGGACCTCCTCGAGACGGGGCAGTGCAGACACAGGCAGCATTGTCGATCCTGACACCAGTCTGAGTGAAttgagg GATATCTATGATCTAAAGGACCAGATTCAGGATGTAGAGGGGCGGTACATGCAGGGGCTTAAAGAGCTGAAG GAGTCGCTCTCGGAGGTGGAGGAGAAGTATAAAAAGGCCATGGTATCGAACGCACAGCTGGACAACGACAAAACCAACCTCATCTACAACGTGGACACACTCAAGGACGTCATCGAGGAGATGGAAGAGCAGATGGCCGAGATGCGGAGGGAAACTGAGGACAAGTCTAAG GAACTAGAAAGACAAAAGCACACATGCACAGTCCTGCAGCACAAACAAGTGGAGTTAAAAGAGGGAATCCGCCAGAGAGATGAACTCATAGAG AAGAACCAGCGAATCCAGACTAACTTAGATACCCTCACCAGAGAGGTGTTTGACCTGCAGGAAACGATAAACTGGAAGGACAAAAAGATTGGG GCCTTAGAGAGGCAGAAAGAGTACTTTGATTGCATTAGGAATGAGAGGGATGAGCTCAGAGATGAGCTGGCTGACATCAAGGCGAAGGCCAAAACAGGAGAG AAACACGGCCTGGTCATCATCCCTGAGGGAATGCCTAACGGGGACATCAGCCACGACGACCCAGCCACAGGGATCACTGTGGTCACACAGGAGGCTGCCCAGGTGCtggagtcagcaggagaaggGCCTCTGG ATGTTAGGCTACGAAAGCTTGCGGATGAAAAGGATGAACTCTTAGCCCAG ATCAGGAAGTTGAAAATGCAGCTGGAGGATGAAAGGCAGAAGCACTTGAAGATGGAGAACGCcttcacagagggagagagaatggagaatgGCACTGATCTACACGTCATCGAGATGCAGA GAGATGCCAACCGACAGATAAGTGAATACAAGTTCAAGCTCTCGAAGGCAGAACAGGAAATGGGCACAATGGAACAAAAC ATCAACAGACTTGAAGGACAAGTGTCCAGATACAAGGCATCGGCGGAAAACTCCGAGAAAATAGAAGATGAACTGAAAATTGAAAAGAGGAAACTTCAAAGGGAG CTGCGTACGGCTCTGGATAAGACTGAGGAGATGGAGATGACCAACAACCACCTAGTAAAGCGCCTTGAGAAGATGAAGGCCAATCGGAACGCCCTTCTGTCTCAGCAGTGA
- the lrrfip2 gene encoding leucine-rich repeat flightless-interacting protein 2 isoform X18 yields the protein MGTPGRKRAPIKDRFSAEDEALSSIAREAEARLAAKRVARAEARDIRMRELERQQKELDEKCDKTFVDYSRPSSRCTTPGLSPATLASLGGTSSRRGSADTGSIVDPDTSLSELRDIYDLKDQIQDVEGRYMQGLKELKESLSEVEEKYKKAMVSNAQLDNDKTNLIYNVDTLKDVIEEMEEQMAEMRRETEDKSKELERQKHTCTVLQHKQVELKEGIRQRDELIEKHGLVIIPEGMPNGDISHDDPATGITVVTQEAAQVLESAGEGPLDVRLRKLADEKDELLAQIRKLKMQLEDERQKHLKMENAFTEGERMENGTDLHVIEMQRDANRQISEYKFKLSKAEQEMGTMEQNINRLEGQVSRYKASAENSEKIEDELKIEKRKLQRELRTALDKTEEMEMTNNHLVKRLEKMKANRNALLSQQ from the exons GCGGAGGCCAGGCTGGCTGCAAAGAGAGTGGCCAGGGCGGAGGCGAGGGACATCCGAATGAGAGAACTCGAACGGCAACAGAAAGAG CTGGATGAAAAATGTGATAAGACCTTCGTAGACTACAGCCGA CCTTCCTCGCGCTGCACTACTCCCGGCCTCTCCCCGGCCACCCTGGCCTCCCTGGGGGGGACCTCCTCGAGACGGGGCAGTGCAGACACAGGCAGCATTGTCGATCCTGACACCAGTCTGAGTGAAttgagg GATATCTATGATCTAAAGGACCAGATTCAGGATGTAGAGGGGCGGTACATGCAGGGGCTTAAAGAGCTGAAG GAGTCGCTCTCGGAGGTGGAGGAGAAGTATAAAAAGGCCATGGTATCGAACGCACAGCTGGACAACGACAAAACCAACCTCATCTACAACGTGGACACACTCAAGGACGTCATCGAGGAGATGGAAGAGCAGATGGCCGAGATGCGGAGGGAAACTGAGGACAAGTCTAAG GAACTAGAAAGACAAAAGCACACATGCACAGTCCTGCAGCACAAACAAGTGGAGTTAAAAGAGGGAATCCGCCAGAGAGATGAACTCATAGAG AAACACGGCCTGGTCATCATCCCTGAGGGAATGCCTAACGGGGACATCAGCCACGACGACCCAGCCACAGGGATCACTGTGGTCACACAGGAGGCTGCCCAGGTGCtggagtcagcaggagaaggGCCTCTGG ATGTTAGGCTACGAAAGCTTGCGGATGAAAAGGATGAACTCTTAGCCCAG ATCAGGAAGTTGAAAATGCAGCTGGAGGATGAAAGGCAGAAGCACTTGAAGATGGAGAACGCcttcacagagggagagagaatggagaatgGCACTGATCTACACGTCATCGAGATGCAGA GAGATGCCAACCGACAGATAAGTGAATACAAGTTCAAGCTCTCGAAGGCAGAACAGGAAATGGGCACAATGGAACAAAAC ATCAACAGACTTGAAGGACAAGTGTCCAGATACAAGGCATCGGCGGAAAACTCCGAGAAAATAGAAGATGAACTGAAAATTGAAAAGAGGAAACTTCAAAGGGAG CTGCGTACGGCTCTGGATAAGACTGAGGAGATGGAGATGACCAACAACCACCTAGTAAAGCGCCTTGAGAAGATGAAGGCCAATCGGAACGCCCTTCTGTCTCAGCAGTGA
- the lrrfip2 gene encoding leucine-rich repeat flightless-interacting protein 2 isoform X17, producing the protein MGTPGRKRAPIKDRFSAEDEALSSIAREAEARLAAKRVARAEARDIRMRELERQQKELDEKCDKTFVDYSRPSSRCTTPGLSPATLASLGGTSSRRGSADTGSIVDPDTSLSELRESLSEVEEKYKKAMVSNAQLDNDKTNLIYNVDTLKDVIEEMEEQMAEMRRETEDKSKELERQKHTCTVLQHKQVELKEGIRQRDELIEALERQKEYFDCIRNERDELRDELADIKAKAKTGEKHGLVIIPEGMPNGDISHDDPATGITVVTQEAAQVLESAGEGPLDVRLRKLADEKDELLAQIRKLKMQLEDERQKHLKMENAFTEGERMENGTDLHVIEMQRDANRQISEYKFKLSKAEQEMGTMEQNINRLEGQVSRYKASAENSEKIEDELKIEKRKLQRELRTALDKTEEMEMTNNHLVKRLEKMKANRNALLSQQ; encoded by the exons GCGGAGGCCAGGCTGGCTGCAAAGAGAGTGGCCAGGGCGGAGGCGAGGGACATCCGAATGAGAGAACTCGAACGGCAACAGAAAGAG CTGGATGAAAAATGTGATAAGACCTTCGTAGACTACAGCCGA CCTTCCTCGCGCTGCACTACTCCCGGCCTCTCCCCGGCCACCCTGGCCTCCCTGGGGGGGACCTCCTCGAGACGGGGCAGTGCAGACACAGGCAGCATTGTCGATCCTGACACCAGTCTGAGTGAAttgagg GAGTCGCTCTCGGAGGTGGAGGAGAAGTATAAAAAGGCCATGGTATCGAACGCACAGCTGGACAACGACAAAACCAACCTCATCTACAACGTGGACACACTCAAGGACGTCATCGAGGAGATGGAAGAGCAGATGGCCGAGATGCGGAGGGAAACTGAGGACAAGTCTAAG GAACTAGAAAGACAAAAGCACACATGCACAGTCCTGCAGCACAAACAAGTGGAGTTAAAAGAGGGAATCCGCCAGAGAGATGAACTCATAGAG GCCTTAGAGAGGCAGAAAGAGTACTTTGATTGCATTAGGAATGAGAGGGATGAGCTCAGAGATGAGCTGGCTGACATCAAGGCGAAGGCCAAAACAGGAGAG AAACACGGCCTGGTCATCATCCCTGAGGGAATGCCTAACGGGGACATCAGCCACGACGACCCAGCCACAGGGATCACTGTGGTCACACAGGAGGCTGCCCAGGTGCtggagtcagcaggagaaggGCCTCTGG ATGTTAGGCTACGAAAGCTTGCGGATGAAAAGGATGAACTCTTAGCCCAG ATCAGGAAGTTGAAAATGCAGCTGGAGGATGAAAGGCAGAAGCACTTGAAGATGGAGAACGCcttcacagagggagagagaatggagaatgGCACTGATCTACACGTCATCGAGATGCAGA GAGATGCCAACCGACAGATAAGTGAATACAAGTTCAAGCTCTCGAAGGCAGAACAGGAAATGGGCACAATGGAACAAAAC ATCAACAGACTTGAAGGACAAGTGTCCAGATACAAGGCATCGGCGGAAAACTCCGAGAAAATAGAAGATGAACTGAAAATTGAAAAGAGGAAACTTCAAAGGGAG CTGCGTACGGCTCTGGATAAGACTGAGGAGATGGAGATGACCAACAACCACCTAGTAAAGCGCCTTGAGAAGATGAAGGCCAATCGGAACGCCCTTCTGTCTCAGCAGTGA
- the lrrfip2 gene encoding leucine-rich repeat flightless-interacting protein 2 isoform X3, with protein MGTPGRKRAPIKDRFSAEDEALSSIAREAEARLAAKRVARAEARDIRMRELERQQKEADTEKARHSGTSTRSSSHHRRDDDVMSVRSTGSYRSTSSLRDLGSSSYKSLASTSRRRDLVSDGLSNSSALKSSSSVKSSSSLKSSRSTSSVYNDLHKKAPVSSSSRKGLLTGLYHDQRNYSSLKNTTKLPPPTTSTYQPRAPSVASTAGSGSGLTRSYSLASINDDGLYGSYTGSQLHTPSEYSWCSSPVNSSDDDTASTVSQERYSRGRRDSVSSDFSDISESAADYFSRSNRRGSVVSDLDDLCIPDDLDALDEKCDKTFVDYSRPSSRCTTPGLSPATLASLGGTSSRRGSADTGSIVDPDTSLSELRDIYDLKDQIQDVEGRYMQGLKELKESLSEVEEKYKKAMVSNAQLDNDKTNLIYNVDTLKDVIEEMEEQMAEMRRETEDKSKELERQKHTCTVLQHKQVELKEGIRQRDELIEKNQRIQTNLDTLTREVFDLQETINWKDKKIGALERQKEYFDCIRNERDELRDELADIKAKAKTGEKHGLVIIPEGMPNGDISHDDPATGITVVTQEAAQVLESAGEGPLDVRLRKLADEKDELLAQIRKLKMQLEDERQKHLKMENAFTEGERMENGTDLHVIEMQRDANRQISEYKFKLSKAEQEMGTMEQNINRLEGQVSRYKASAENSEKIEDELKIEKRKLQRELRTALDKTEEMEMTNNHLVKRLEKMKANRNALLSQQ; from the exons GCGGAGGCCAGGCTGGCTGCAAAGAGAGTGGCCAGGGCGGAGGCGAGGGACATCCGAATGAGAGAACTCGAACGGCAACAGAAAGAG GCCGACACAGAGAAGGCCCGGCACTCTGGAACTAGTACTAGATCCAGTAGCCATCATCGGCGG GATGATGATGTCATGTCGGTCCGTAGCACTGGAAGCTACAGG TCGACCTCCTCATTGCGAGACCTGGGCAGCTCGTCTTATAAAAGCCTGGCCAGCACCTCTCGTCGAAGAGACCTGGTG TCTGACGGTTTGTCCAATAGCTCGGCTCTGAAGAGTAGCTCCTCTGTGAAGAGTAGCTCCTCTCTGAAGAGTTCCCGCTCCACT AGCTCTGTGTACAACGACCTGCATAAGAAGGCTCCCGTGTCCAGCAGCTCCAGGAAGGGCCtgctg actGGCTTGTACCATGATCAGAGGAACTACAGCAGCTTAAAGAACACCACCAAACTTCCTCCTCCCACTACTTCCACCTATCAGCCTCGG gcCCCATCTGTGGCCTCCACCgctggctctggttcggggctgACACGCAGCTACAGCCTG GCTTCTATAAATGACGACGGTCTGTATGGCTCGTACACTGGTTCTCAATtgcatact CCCTCTGAGTACAGCTGGTGCTCCAGCCCTGTG AACTCCTCTGATGACGATACTGCCAGCACCGTGTCCCAGGAGCGCTACAGTCGCGGCAGGAGAGACAGCGTG TCGTCCGATTTCTCTGACATCAGTGAGTCGGCCGCTGACTATTTCAGCCGCTCCAACCGCAGGGGCAGCGTTGTGTCTGACCTGGATGACCTGTGTATCCCAGATGACCTGGACGCT CTGGATGAAAAATGTGATAAGACCTTCGTAGACTACAGCCGA CCTTCCTCGCGCTGCACTACTCCCGGCCTCTCCCCGGCCACCCTGGCCTCCCTGGGGGGGACCTCCTCGAGACGGGGCAGTGCAGACACAGGCAGCATTGTCGATCCTGACACCAGTCTGAGTGAAttgagg GATATCTATGATCTAAAGGACCAGATTCAGGATGTAGAGGGGCGGTACATGCAGGGGCTTAAAGAGCTGAAG GAGTCGCTCTCGGAGGTGGAGGAGAAGTATAAAAAGGCCATGGTATCGAACGCACAGCTGGACAACGACAAAACCAACCTCATCTACAACGTGGACACACTCAAGGACGTCATCGAGGAGATGGAAGAGCAGATGGCCGAGATGCGGAGGGAAACTGAGGACAAGTCTAAG GAACTAGAAAGACAAAAGCACACATGCACAGTCCTGCAGCACAAACAAGTGGAGTTAAAAGAGGGAATCCGCCAGAGAGATGAACTCATAGAG AAGAACCAGCGAATCCAGACTAACTTAGATACCCTCACCAGAGAGGTGTTTGACCTGCAGGAAACGATAAACTGGAAGGACAAAAAGATTGGG GCCTTAGAGAGGCAGAAAGAGTACTTTGATTGCATTAGGAATGAGAGGGATGAGCTCAGAGATGAGCTGGCTGACATCAAGGCGAAGGCCAAAACAGGAGAG AAACACGGCCTGGTCATCATCCCTGAGGGAATGCCTAACGGGGACATCAGCCACGACGACCCAGCCACAGGGATCACTGTGGTCACACAGGAGGCTGCCCAGGTGCtggagtcagcaggagaaggGCCTCTGG ATGTTAGGCTACGAAAGCTTGCGGATGAAAAGGATGAACTCTTAGCCCAG ATCAGGAAGTTGAAAATGCAGCTGGAGGATGAAAGGCAGAAGCACTTGAAGATGGAGAACGCcttcacagagggagagagaatggagaatgGCACTGATCTACACGTCATCGAGATGCAGA GAGATGCCAACCGACAGATAAGTGAATACAAGTTCAAGCTCTCGAAGGCAGAACAGGAAATGGGCACAATGGAACAAAAC ATCAACAGACTTGAAGGACAAGTGTCCAGATACAAGGCATCGGCGGAAAACTCCGAGAAAATAGAAGATGAACTGAAAATTGAAAAGAGGAAACTTCAAAGGGAG CTGCGTACGGCTCTGGATAAGACTGAGGAGATGGAGATGACCAACAACCACCTAGTAAAGCGCCTTGAGAAGATGAAGGCCAATCGGAACGCCCTTCTGTCTCAGCAGTGA
- the lrrfip2 gene encoding leucine-rich repeat flightless-interacting protein 2 isoform X16: MGTPGRKRAPIKDRFSAEDEALSSIAREAEARLAAKRVARAEARDIRMRELERQQKELDEKCDKTFVDYSRPSSRCTTPGLSPATLASLGGTSSRRGSADTGSIVDPDTSLSELRDIYDLKDQIQDVEGRYMQGLKELKESLSEVEEKYKKAMVSNAQLDNDKTNLIYNVDTLKDVIEEMEEQMAEMRRETEDKSKELERQKHTCTVLQHKQVELKEGIRQRDELIEALERQKEYFDCIRNERDELRDELADIKAKAKTGEKHGLVIIPEGMPNGDISHDDPATGITVVTQEAAQVLESAGEGPLDVRLRKLADEKDELLAQIRKLKMQLEDERQKHLKMENAFTEGERMENGTDLHVIEMQRDANRQISEYKFKLSKAEQEMGTMEQNINRLEGQVSRYKASAENSEKIEDELKIEKRKLQRELRTALDKTEEMEMTNNHLVKRLEKMKANRNALLSQQ; encoded by the exons GCGGAGGCCAGGCTGGCTGCAAAGAGAGTGGCCAGGGCGGAGGCGAGGGACATCCGAATGAGAGAACTCGAACGGCAACAGAAAGAG CTGGATGAAAAATGTGATAAGACCTTCGTAGACTACAGCCGA CCTTCCTCGCGCTGCACTACTCCCGGCCTCTCCCCGGCCACCCTGGCCTCCCTGGGGGGGACCTCCTCGAGACGGGGCAGTGCAGACACAGGCAGCATTGTCGATCCTGACACCAGTCTGAGTGAAttgagg GATATCTATGATCTAAAGGACCAGATTCAGGATGTAGAGGGGCGGTACATGCAGGGGCTTAAAGAGCTGAAG GAGTCGCTCTCGGAGGTGGAGGAGAAGTATAAAAAGGCCATGGTATCGAACGCACAGCTGGACAACGACAAAACCAACCTCATCTACAACGTGGACACACTCAAGGACGTCATCGAGGAGATGGAAGAGCAGATGGCCGAGATGCGGAGGGAAACTGAGGACAAGTCTAAG GAACTAGAAAGACAAAAGCACACATGCACAGTCCTGCAGCACAAACAAGTGGAGTTAAAAGAGGGAATCCGCCAGAGAGATGAACTCATAGAG GCCTTAGAGAGGCAGAAAGAGTACTTTGATTGCATTAGGAATGAGAGGGATGAGCTCAGAGATGAGCTGGCTGACATCAAGGCGAAGGCCAAAACAGGAGAG AAACACGGCCTGGTCATCATCCCTGAGGGAATGCCTAACGGGGACATCAGCCACGACGACCCAGCCACAGGGATCACTGTGGTCACACAGGAGGCTGCCCAGGTGCtggagtcagcaggagaaggGCCTCTGG ATGTTAGGCTACGAAAGCTTGCGGATGAAAAGGATGAACTCTTAGCCCAG ATCAGGAAGTTGAAAATGCAGCTGGAGGATGAAAGGCAGAAGCACTTGAAGATGGAGAACGCcttcacagagggagagagaatggagaatgGCACTGATCTACACGTCATCGAGATGCAGA GAGATGCCAACCGACAGATAAGTGAATACAAGTTCAAGCTCTCGAAGGCAGAACAGGAAATGGGCACAATGGAACAAAAC ATCAACAGACTTGAAGGACAAGTGTCCAGATACAAGGCATCGGCGGAAAACTCCGAGAAAATAGAAGATGAACTGAAAATTGAAAAGAGGAAACTTCAAAGGGAG CTGCGTACGGCTCTGGATAAGACTGAGGAGATGGAGATGACCAACAACCACCTAGTAAAGCGCCTTGAGAAGATGAAGGCCAATCGGAACGCCCTTCTGTCTCAGCAGTGA